The following coding sequences are from one Rutidosis leptorrhynchoides isolate AG116_Rl617_1_P2 chromosome 11, CSIRO_AGI_Rlap_v1, whole genome shotgun sequence window:
- the LOC139874346 gene encoding uncharacterized protein gives MATPGTYDKIYTVTSVSHLIPIKLDLAKLNYTHWSTLFSTHFAAFNVHTFLAESTTYESPTEEWKKADAVVMGWIFLKISESLLERLLNTHPKTACEAWNFLKKLFQDNKRSKIMELTAELQSLSIADQTAETYFRKIDSIAAML, from the coding sequence ATGGCCACACCAGGAACATACGACAAAATCTATACAGTAACCTCGGTTTCCCATCTTATTCCCATTAAACTCGATCTTGCTAAACTCAATTATACACATTGGAGCACGCTTTTTAGCACGCATTTTGCTGCGTTTAACGTGCACACCTTTCTTGCTGAATCAACCACTTATGAATCGCCAACAGAGGAATGGAAAAAGGCTGATGCTGTCGTCATGGGGTGGATCTTTCTTAAGATCTCTGAATCCCTTCTCGAACGCCTACTCAATACTCACCCAAAAACAGCCTGTGAAGCATGGAACTTTCTCAAGAAATTGTTCCAAGACAATAAACGTTCCAAGATCATGGAACTAACAGCAGAACTTCAGTCCTTATCGATTGCCGATCAAACCGCTGAAACATACTTTAGAAAGATTGATTCAATAGCTGCTATGCTCTAA